The Sulfurospirillum diekertiae genomic sequence TACATGATCCAAGCCGTGTTATCATGTTTTTAGACCATTATGCTCCCGCTTCCACGATCACACAAGCTGCAAATCAAAAGCAGTTTCGAGAGTTTTGTTGGGATCAAGGCATTGATCTTTTGATGGACATTGACCAAGGGGTGTGCCATCAAGTCTTAGCCGACAAAGGCTTAGCATATCCGGGCGAAATCGTCGTCATCACCGACTCGCATACCACAACACACGGCGCGTTTGGTGCGTTTGGAACGGGTGTGGGTGCGACGGATTTGGCAATCATTTTAGCGACAGGGAAGCTGTGGTTTCGAGTCCCAGAAATCATCAAGATCAACTTTGAGGGCAAACTTCCCAAAGGCGTGTATGCTAAAGATGCTATCTTGCATGCCATTGGCGCGCTTGGAGCAGATTATGCCGTGTATAAAGCGGTTGAATTTGGCGGTTCGATGTTGGAACATCTTAGCATCTCAGAGCGTATGGCGCTGTGCAATATGAGCACCGAAATGGGTGCCAAAGCCAGTTATATTCAGCCTGATGCGATCACGATGGCATTTTTAAACGAAAAAGTGACACGCCCTTATGAGATTTACCACACCGATGAAGATTTTAAATACGCGGATGAAGTGAGCTTTGATGTGAGTCACCTCAAACCGCAACTTGCCGCTCCTTCAAGCGTGGATAATGTCTTTGATCTAACTCAGTTTATCGGCCGTCACATCGACCAAGCGTATTTGGGCTCGTGTACGGGTGGCAGAGCTGATGACATCGGTATTGCTGCGCACATTCTTCACGGCAAAAAAGTGGCTTCTCGCACACGTTTTGTCATCGTTCCTGCTTCCAAAGGCGTTTTACTTGAAGCGATGGAAAAGGGGTATGTGAAAACGTTGATCGAAGCGGGAGCAACGTTTGTAACACCAGGGTGTGCGGCGTGTTTGGGAACGCATGAGGGGATGATTGCCTCAGGTGAGACCTGCATCACCACGACCAATCGTAACTTTCCGGGGCGTATGGGTGACACCAAAGCGCAGATTTTTCTAGGTTCTCCCGCAGCGGTTGCAGCAGCCGCGTTGATGGGCGAGATCGTCGATCCTACTCTTTACATGTAAAGGATAAAAAATGCAAAAATTACTCAGTGGCAACGCCTTTGTCTTTGGAAAAAATGTCGATACCGATCAGATTTATCCGGGGCGTTTTGTGGAGTTTACCGATGTGGAAGATGTCGCCAAATACGCGATGTTTGGAGCTGATCCTGACTTTACTAAAAAAGTTAAAAAAGGTGATTTTATCGTTGCAGGAACGAACTTTGGTTGCGGCAGTAGTCGTGAACATGCCGCCATTACTCTTAAAGCGGTTGGCGTGGGTGCGATCATTGCAGAGTCCTTTGCACGCATCTTTTACCGCAACGCCATTAACCTCGGTGTTCCTCTTTTGATCTGTCCGAATATCTCAAAACTCATACACATGAATGATGCTTTGAGTATCGATTTTCAAAGTGGTGCAATTAGCGGTGAACAAGGTCTGATTGCAACGGCTGAACCTCTCTCAGAGTATGTACTAAATATCTTAGAAAGTGGTGGAATTAAGTCATTGATTAAACACCAATTAGAGGTTGTAAATAACGCTTAGAACGGCTTAGCAGAGCTTTTCTCTCTCTTTACATGTAAAGACTTTATCGCTTAATTTTTTTGGCATCTATTGCTTTAAGTTAAGCCGTTATACAATGAAGTAAAGTTGAATTTAAAGGAGTCAGGTG encodes the following:
- a CDS encoding 3-isopropylmalate dehydratase large subunit; translation: MHAIEKLLAKKAGKESVKTGEIINCEIDMAGINDLYLQTLRSFFEMGGTKVHDPSRVIMFLDHYAPASTITQAANQKQFREFCWDQGIDLLMDIDQGVCHQVLADKGLAYPGEIVVITDSHTTTHGAFGAFGTGVGATDLAIILATGKLWFRVPEIIKINFEGKLPKGVYAKDAILHAIGALGADYAVYKAVEFGGSMLEHLSISERMALCNMSTEMGAKASYIQPDAITMAFLNEKVTRPYEIYHTDEDFKYADEVSFDVSHLKPQLAAPSSVDNVFDLTQFIGRHIDQAYLGSCTGGRADDIGIAAHILHGKKVASRTRFVIVPASKGVLLEAMEKGYVKTLIEAGATFVTPGCAACLGTHEGMIASGETCITTTNRNFPGRMGDTKAQIFLGSPAAVAAAALMGEIVDPTLYM
- a CDS encoding LeuD/DmdB family oxidoreductase small subunit yields the protein MQKLLSGNAFVFGKNVDTDQIYPGRFVEFTDVEDVAKYAMFGADPDFTKKVKKGDFIVAGTNFGCGSSREHAAITLKAVGVGAIIAESFARIFYRNAINLGVPLLICPNISKLIHMNDALSIDFQSGAISGEQGLIATAEPLSEYVLNILESGGIKSLIKHQLEVVNNA